Proteins found in one Serratia plymuthica genomic segment:
- a CDS encoding helix-turn-helix domain-containing protein — MTSVYSTEYQLVIKILRDARIEKGITQTKLAEALGRPQSFIAKVENGERKLDVVEFAVMARLLGVDAGAVIQQIGGRVQLL, encoded by the coding sequence ATGACTTCAGTTTATTCAACCGAGTATCAATTAGTTATAAAAATACTTCGGGATGCTCGTATAGAAAAAGGCATAACTCAGACCAAGCTGGCCGAGGCGCTGGGCCGCCCGCAGTCGTTTATCGCCAAGGTTGAGAACGGTGAACGCAAGCTGGATGTGGTTGAATTTGCTGTGATGGCGCGGCTGCTTGGGGTGGATGCTGGAGCGGTGATTCAACAGATTGGTG